The following proteins are co-located in the Methylomonas sp. 11b genome:
- a CDS encoding ATP-binding protein — MLRLGQVLLNLVNNAIKFTAHGSITVTISQTRESADSALLRFDVRDTGIGIAPEDQALLFTAFEQVDSSTSRKYGGTGLGLAISKRLVHLMGGEIGVDSKAGAGSVFWFTALLEKIANVEEPAPARSLEVVEQQLKNLHANAFILLVEDDLINQEVAKLQLESVGLKVDLAEDGEQAVEMASRTAYDVILMDVQMPKMDGLAATRAIRVLPNRATVPIISMTANAFDEDRQACLGAGMSDHLGKPFMPEELYAVLLKWLKK; from the coding sequence TTGCTTCGCCTAGGACAAGTGCTCTTGAATCTCGTCAACAATGCGATCAAATTTACTGCACACGGCTCAATCACGGTAACCATTAGTCAAACGCGTGAAAGCGCTGATAGTGCGTTGTTGCGTTTTGACGTTAGAGATACCGGTATCGGCATTGCACCCGAAGATCAAGCGCTTTTGTTTACTGCCTTTGAGCAAGTAGATAGCTCAACCTCGCGGAAATACGGCGGCACAGGTTTAGGCTTAGCCATCAGCAAGCGACTGGTCCACCTAATGGGCGGCGAGATTGGGGTAGACAGTAAAGCGGGGGCTGGCAGTGTCTTTTGGTTTACCGCTTTGCTAGAGAAGATAGCAAATGTCGAGGAACCAGCTCCTGCGCGCTCACTAGAAGTTGTTGAACAGCAATTGAAAAATCTGCACGCGAATGCGTTCATCTTGTTGGTGGAAGATGATTTGATAAATCAAGAGGTCGCCAAACTTCAATTAGAAAGCGTAGGCCTGAAAGTTGATTTGGCAGAGGATGGTGAACAGGCGGTTGAGATGGCGTCGCGTACTGCTTACGACGTGATCTTGATGGATGTACAAATGCCGAAAATGGATGGTTTGGCTGCGACCCGAGCCATTCGTGTTTTGCCTAATCGAGCCACTGTACCTATCATCTCAATGACCGCCAATGCATTTGATGAAGATCGGCAGGCCTGTTTAGGCGCAGGCATGAGTGATCATCTCGGCAAACCGTTCATGCCTGAGGAGCTCTATGCCGTGCTACTTAAGTGGCTAAAAAAGTAA
- a CDS encoding chemotaxis protein CheB translates to MNRNNRPPIVGIGASAGGLEALEQLFRHVPSGCGAGFVVVQHLDPTHKGILPELLQRVTPMKVEQADEGMQVKADCVYVIPSNKDLSILQGKLHLHDPIAPRGLRLPIDYFFHALADDQHELAIGVILSGMGSDGTLGLRAIKDNAGLAVAQSPDSAKFDAMPHSAIDAGLVDIVGNPDMLWEQIAHCLQQRRRGEYVASEPVLPAKSQSALEQIIVLLRSRTGNDFSLYKRNTLYRRIERRIGLHQIDSIAHYVQYLRENRQEQDLLFKELLIGVTNFFRDAPVWEQLKHHVIPTLLAEYPQGKELRAWVSACSTGEEAYSLGIVFKEVVTESGLEHLFKLQIFATDLAVDAIEKARQGFYTGNMADAMSPERLKRFFVVEGSGFRIKKDIREMVIFAQQNIITDPPFTKLDLLCCRNLLIYLESECQKKLIPLFHYALNSHGVLLLGNAETIGMYSELFTVIDNHSRLYQRIDQPLSFSDFEFPSKFFPVVAKMHSDTKTPVTVLNPQSRVEQLLLQHYSPAAVLVNAEGDILYIHGRTGKYLEPAAGKANLNIHAMAREGLRHELAAAIQRAQLQAEPVVLPGLTVGTNGGSQMINLSVQAIDTPEALTKTLLLIFTDVATPKPRKRSRHAPHAELQCALDDLQKSREENQSLREEAQSTQEELKSANEELQSTNEELQSTNEELTTSKEEMQSLNEELQTVNAELQTKVTDLSWVNNDMNNLLNSMEIATVFLDNALNIRRFTSHATQLFKLIAGDMGRPLSDIVTELDYPHLHQDAQEVLRTLVFMEKEVTTHDNRWFKVRIMPYRTQDNVIDGVVITLIDISQTKQLEAQLRGNGV, encoded by the coding sequence ATGAATCGTAATAACAGACCACCAATTGTCGGTATTGGTGCATCGGCGGGGGGCTTGGAAGCGCTCGAACAATTGTTTCGTCATGTTCCATCTGGCTGTGGCGCAGGGTTTGTGGTCGTCCAACACCTTGATCCCACTCACAAAGGCATCCTGCCGGAATTGTTGCAGCGGGTCACACCGATGAAGGTCGAGCAGGCTGACGAAGGCATGCAGGTCAAAGCCGATTGCGTCTATGTCATTCCCTCTAATAAAGACTTATCTATTCTCCAGGGCAAACTGCATTTACACGATCCCATCGCGCCACGCGGATTACGGCTGCCGATTGATTATTTTTTCCATGCCCTCGCAGATGACCAGCATGAACTGGCCATCGGCGTAATTTTGTCAGGCATGGGCTCCGACGGTACACTCGGTTTGCGCGCGATCAAGGATAATGCCGGATTAGCAGTGGCGCAATCCCCGGATTCCGCTAAATTCGATGCCATGCCGCACAGCGCGATTGATGCAGGATTGGTCGATATTGTCGGCAACCCTGACATGCTCTGGGAGCAAATAGCGCACTGTCTCCAGCAAAGACGACGCGGCGAGTATGTAGCCTCTGAACCTGTGCTGCCAGCTAAATCACAAAGCGCATTGGAACAAATCATCGTGTTACTGCGCTCACGGACGGGCAACGACTTTTCCCTATATAAAAGAAACACCCTTTATCGGCGCATCGAACGGCGTATCGGCTTACACCAGATCGACAGCATTGCTCACTACGTTCAGTATCTACGCGAAAATCGGCAAGAGCAGGATCTGCTGTTCAAAGAGCTGTTAATCGGAGTGACTAATTTCTTTAGGGATGCGCCCGTATGGGAGCAACTTAAACATCATGTCATCCCGACATTGCTCGCCGAGTATCCGCAGGGAAAAGAATTACGGGCTTGGGTTTCGGCCTGCTCGACCGGCGAAGAGGCTTATTCGCTGGGGATAGTGTTTAAGGAAGTCGTGACCGAAAGTGGTCTGGAACATCTGTTTAAATTGCAGATTTTTGCTACTGACCTTGCTGTCGATGCCATCGAGAAAGCCCGGCAAGGCTTCTACACCGGCAATATGGCTGATGCCATGTCACCAGAGCGGTTGAAACGATTCTTCGTCGTTGAAGGTAGTGGTTTTCGTATCAAAAAGGATATTCGCGAAATGGTGATCTTTGCTCAGCAAAACATCATCACCGATCCGCCGTTTACCAAGCTCGACCTACTATGCTGCCGCAATCTGCTGATTTATTTGGAGTCAGAGTGCCAGAAAAAACTGATACCGTTATTTCACTATGCCTTGAATTCGCACGGCGTTTTGTTACTCGGTAATGCCGAAACCATTGGCATGTATAGCGAACTGTTTACGGTCATCGATAACCACTCACGACTCTATCAACGTATCGATCAACCGTTATCTTTTTCTGATTTTGAATTCCCCAGTAAATTTTTCCCCGTGGTAGCCAAGATGCATTCCGATACCAAGACACCTGTAACCGTTCTAAATCCGCAAAGCCGGGTCGAGCAGCTGTTATTACAGCACTATTCACCGGCGGCAGTATTGGTCAATGCCGAAGGCGATATCCTTTATATTCACGGTCGTACCGGTAAATATCTGGAACCGGCTGCCGGCAAAGCCAATCTGAATATTCACGCCATGGCCCGGGAAGGCCTGCGCCATGAACTCGCCGCCGCCATCCAACGTGCCCAGCTGCAAGCCGAGCCGGTGGTGTTGCCAGGATTGACGGTAGGCACCAACGGCGGCAGTCAGATGATCAACCTGTCCGTGCAGGCTATCGACACACCAGAAGCCTTAACGAAAACGCTTCTGCTCATTTTTACTGACGTGGCCACGCCGAAACCCCGGAAACGCAGCCGACACGCACCCCATGCCGAATTACAGTGTGCATTGGACGATTTGCAAAAATCCCGGGAAGAAAACCAAAGCCTGCGGGAAGAAGCGCAATCCACCCAAGAAGAACTCAAATCCGCGAATGAAGAATTGCAGTCGACCAACGAAGAGCTGCAATCCACCAACGAGGAATTGACAACCTCCAAGGAGGAAATGCAATCCTTGAACGAAGAGTTGCAAACGGTCAATGCCGAACTGCAAACCAAGGTTACGGACCTTTCCTGGGTCAACAATGACATGAACAACCTGCTCAACAGCATGGAGATTGCAACGGTATTTCTGGATAACGCCCTCAACATTCGGCGTTTCACCAGTCACGCCACGCAGCTATTCAAATTGATCGCAGGCGATATGGGTCGCCCGCTTTCCGATATCGTCACAGAACTGGATTATCCACACTTGCACCAGGATGCACAGGAGGTGCTCCGCACGCTGGTATTTATGGAAAAAGAAGTCACAACCCATGACAACCGTTGGTTCAAGGTGCGGATCATGCCATATCGCACCCAGGACAATGTCATTGACGGCGTGGTCATCACCTTGATCGACATATCTCAAACTAAGCAGCTGGAGGCGCAACTCAGAGGAAATGGGGTATGA
- a CDS encoding putative bifunctional diguanylate cyclase/phosphodiesterase encodes MKKQPDLTQNPDELRRKAEQRLTAKPEIVPATPGDEKRLVHELQVHQIELEMLYDNLRHAQDELEKSWASYFDLYDLAPVGYLTISDRDVILNANLTATSLLGVIRKQLLKKPFTQFILDRDQGVYCLHRQQLTETGVPQVFELHLVKPDSAAYWVRLEMNRTVGTDSVQLFRVVMIDISQQKANDDYLRQAAAMFESAREGVMVTDADSRILVVNRAFIELTGYSATEAIGQTPKILKSGRQDEAFYRVMWAEIDKTGYWQGEIWNRRNNGEIYPQMLSISAVRNEYQQVTHYVGVFSDITQLKDAVNRLDYLAHHDPLTDLPNRLLLFARLEHCIELSNRERKSAALLMLDLDRFKDVNDSFGHLAGDELLQKVAARLTSRLRGVDTVTRLGGDEFALLLEDLSHPQDAALVATEIIEALSEPWRLSNGAEVRIGVSVGISLFPEHGETSEELLQHADAALYRAKDEGRGNFKYFSEDLTEAAKRRINLESLLRRAITKAELQVIYQPQIDLRTGVIIGAEALLRWQNIDEGSIPPSQFIPVAEETGLISEIGEWVLLEVCRQGQRWIEAGLPPLRLAVNLSPHQFRHGDIVTHMTAILNETGFPAECLELELTETALMERESEAVHILGQLRTLGVRLAIDDFGTGYSSLAYLKRFPLNTLKIDKSFIDDIPQLEDDKEIAAAIIGMAHTLRLKVLAEGVETEEQLNFLKEHGCDFYQGYYKSPAVSAETFAALLKQCT; translated from the coding sequence ATGAAAAAACAGCCAGACCTCACCCAAAATCCTGATGAGCTGCGGCGTAAAGCCGAGCAGCGGCTGACAGCCAAACCCGAAATCGTCCCAGCAACGCCGGGTGACGAAAAAAGGCTGGTGCATGAATTGCAGGTGCATCAGATCGAGCTGGAGATGCTCTACGACAACCTCCGGCATGCGCAGGATGAACTGGAAAAATCCTGGGCAAGCTATTTTGATTTATACGATTTGGCGCCCGTGGGTTATCTGACCATCAGTGACCGCGATGTTATCCTGAATGCCAATCTGACGGCCACGTCACTGCTCGGCGTCATTCGCAAACAGTTGCTCAAAAAGCCCTTCACCCAGTTTATATTAGATAGAGACCAGGGCGTTTACTGCTTACACCGCCAACAATTGACGGAGACAGGCGTCCCCCAGGTCTTTGAGTTACATCTTGTCAAACCGGACAGTGCAGCCTATTGGGTACGGCTGGAAATGAACCGCACGGTCGGGACTGATAGTGTTCAACTGTTTCGTGTCGTCATGATCGATATCAGCCAACAAAAGGCCAACGACGACTACCTGCGCCAGGCTGCGGCGATGTTCGAGTCAGCCCGGGAAGGGGTCATGGTGACGGATGCGGATTCCCGGATACTGGTTGTCAATCGAGCCTTCATTGAGTTAACCGGTTATTCGGCCACTGAAGCGATTGGACAAACGCCAAAAATCCTCAAATCGGGTCGGCAAGATGAGGCGTTTTATCGGGTCATGTGGGCTGAAATCGATAAAACCGGCTACTGGCAAGGGGAAATCTGGAACCGACGTAACAACGGCGAGATTTATCCGCAAATGCTCAGCATCAGTGCCGTCCGCAACGAATACCAGCAGGTGACGCATTATGTCGGCGTATTTTCCGATATCACCCAACTCAAGGATGCGGTTAATCGCCTAGATTATCTGGCGCATCATGATCCCTTGACGGACTTGCCAAACCGTTTGTTGTTGTTCGCCCGTCTGGAGCATTGCATCGAGTTATCAAACCGCGAACGTAAATCGGCTGCATTGTTAATGCTGGACCTGGATCGATTCAAGGACGTCAACGATAGTTTTGGTCATCTAGCCGGCGACGAACTATTGCAAAAGGTCGCTGCACGCTTAACCAGTCGCTTACGGGGTGTGGATACGGTCACCCGGCTGGGGGGTGATGAGTTTGCGTTGTTGTTGGAAGATTTGTCCCATCCCCAGGATGCGGCGCTAGTGGCCACCGAGATTATTGAAGCACTGAGCGAGCCCTGGCGCTTATCCAACGGGGCGGAAGTCCGTATTGGGGTCAGCGTTGGCATCAGCTTGTTTCCTGAACATGGTGAAACATCCGAAGAACTGCTGCAGCATGCCGATGCCGCCCTTTATCGTGCCAAAGACGAAGGTCGTGGTAACTTTAAATACTTTTCTGAAGACCTGACTGAGGCGGCTAAACGCCGCATCAACCTGGAATCGTTGTTGCGACGCGCCATCACTAAAGCAGAACTGCAGGTAATTTATCAACCGCAGATAGATCTTCGTACCGGTGTCATCATCGGTGCAGAAGCCTTGTTACGCTGGCAAAATATTGACGAGGGCAGCATACCGCCCAGTCAGTTCATTCCGGTGGCCGAAGAAACCGGGCTGATTAGCGAGATTGGCGAATGGGTATTGTTAGAAGTTTGCCGTCAGGGACAACGTTGGATCGAAGCTGGTTTGCCGCCGCTTAGATTGGCTGTGAATTTGTCGCCGCATCAATTTCGGCATGGGGATATCGTCACCCATATGACCGCCATACTCAACGAAACGGGTTTTCCGGCCGAGTGCCTGGAATTGGAATTAACCGAAACGGCCTTGATGGAAAGGGAATCCGAAGCCGTGCACATTCTCGGGCAATTACGGACGTTAGGTGTTCGTCTGGCCATTGATGACTTCGGGACCGGTTATTCATCCCTCGCTTATCTAAAACGTTTCCCTCTGAACACACTGAAAATCGATAAATCGTTTATTGACGACATCCCTCAACTGGAAGATGACAAAGAAATCGCTGCCGCCATCATTGGCATGGCGCACACGCTACGATTAAAAGTCTTGGCTGAAGGCGTAGAAACCGAAGAACAGCTTAACTTTCTGAAAGAGCACGGCTGCGATTTTTATCAAGGCTATTACAAAAGCCCGGCCGTTTCTGCTGAAACATTTGCCGCCTTGTTAAAACAGTGTACATAA
- a CDS encoding LysR family transcriptional regulator, with product MDFNQIRYFLALSNTLNFTKAAEQCYVTQPALTQAIKRLEAELGGDLIARNGRETELTELGKSLRSYFEQIERTQHMVRRTAKAVVNGETSELNIGVMCTIGPHMICDLLDTFQMNHPKVKLILHDVVHESIPGLLLSGAIDGAFYARHGPANPRLEHVELFNEEMAITFPQGHPFARESEVSVRSIAAERYIERLHCEFGKEFRELFSVQGLNLNVVFQCEREDWIQSLIRIGMGVAVIPRYSVLQPGLDCKPVTDPKLTRVVEFVVPMDQTRKPALTYFMNEINSHQWPKA from the coding sequence ATGGACTTTAATCAAATTCGTTATTTTCTGGCCCTTTCCAACACTTTAAACTTTACCAAAGCGGCGGAGCAATGCTATGTCACTCAACCCGCGCTAACCCAGGCGATCAAGCGTTTGGAAGCGGAATTGGGCGGCGATTTGATTGCGCGTAATGGTCGCGAAACCGAACTGACGGAACTGGGAAAATCTTTAAGAAGTTATTTCGAGCAAATCGAACGTACTCAGCACATGGTCAGAAGGACGGCCAAGGCAGTGGTCAACGGAGAAACCTCAGAGCTCAATATTGGCGTGATGTGCACCATCGGACCGCACATGATCTGCGATTTATTGGATACATTTCAGATGAATCACCCCAAGGTCAAGCTTATACTGCACGATGTCGTTCACGAGAGTATTCCGGGTTTATTGCTCAGCGGCGCTATCGACGGCGCTTTCTACGCGCGCCACGGACCGGCTAATCCGAGACTGGAGCACGTCGAGCTGTTTAACGAGGAAATGGCAATTACCTTTCCGCAAGGCCATCCCTTTGCTCGGGAAAGCGAAGTCTCCGTGCGCAGTATCGCGGCCGAGCGGTATATCGAGCGATTACATTGCGAATTTGGTAAGGAATTTCGCGAATTGTTTTCGGTTCAAGGATTGAATCTCAACGTTGTATTTCAGTGCGAGCGCGAAGATTGGATTCAAAGTCTGATTCGCATCGGCATGGGCGTCGCGGTGATTCCTCGTTATTCGGTATTACAACCCGGCCTGGACTGCAAGCCGGTCACCGATCCCAAGTTAACACGCGTCGTCGAGTTTGTCGTACCCATGGATCAAACGCGGAAACCGGCATTGACCTACTTCATGAACGAGATTAATAGCCATCAATGGCCCAAGGCATAG
- the msrB gene encoding peptide-methionine (R)-S-oxide reductase MsrB, which produces MLKKSMAIKKFFWIVFASVLCAIEMASAENASDVRAMNISKLTPLQREVTQNGATEKPFENEFWDNKAEGIYVDIVSGEPLFDSLHKYDSGTGWPSFFLTLAPKNITQKEDRSWFGVSRVEVRSAQGNSHLGHVFSDGPKPTGLRYCINSAALRFVPRAELAAQGYGEFETLFQQQYGH; this is translated from the coding sequence ATGCTGAAAAAATCAATGGCTATCAAAAAGTTCTTCTGGATTGTATTTGCTTCGGTTCTATGCGCGATTGAGATGGCTTCTGCTGAAAACGCTAGTGACGTGCGGGCGATGAATATATCGAAGCTAACCCCATTACAGCGCGAGGTGACACAAAACGGGGCAACCGAAAAACCGTTTGAAAATGAATTTTGGGATAACAAAGCCGAAGGTATTTATGTGGATATCGTCAGCGGCGAGCCGCTTTTCGATTCATTACATAAATACGATTCGGGCACCGGTTGGCCAAGCTTTTTTCTGACATTAGCGCCAAAAAATATCACACAGAAAGAGGATCGAAGTTGGTTTGGCGTTAGCCGAGTCGAAGTACGTTCTGCGCAAGGTAATTCTCATCTCGGCCACGTATTTTCGGATGGTCCCAAGCCCACAGGGTTGCGTTATTGCATCAACTCTGCCGCCCTGCGCTTTGTACCAAGAGCGGAACTTGCTGCGCAAGGTTATGGCGAGTTTGAGACATTGTTTCAACAGCAATACGGTCACTAA
- a CDS encoding cytochrome P460 family protein, giving the protein MKQQNRFVKSSLVMGVVALALGSNPVMAEKYFTIKDGKLERPTGYREWVYVGTPLTPNDMNNGKATFPEFHHVYVDPDSWAHYKKTGTFPEGTITIKEMTSVGSKTAVSGNGYFSGEFAGLEATIKSKKNFPNEPGNWAFFSFSTEDHKTIKKTAEALPTAACNACHAASAADDFVFTQYYPILKFGKGKGKAATGGYQDVLEPAPYK; this is encoded by the coding sequence ATGAAACAGCAAAACCGATTCGTAAAAAGCAGTTTAGTTATGGGTGTTGTCGCTTTGGCGTTGGGTTCGAACCCAGTCATGGCGGAAAAGTACTTCACGATCAAGGACGGAAAACTGGAACGGCCGACCGGATACCGGGAATGGGTATATGTTGGTACACCCTTGACGCCCAATGACATGAATAACGGCAAAGCGACGTTTCCCGAGTTTCACCACGTCTACGTCGACCCGGACAGTTGGGCTCACTACAAGAAAACCGGAACATTTCCCGAGGGTACTATCACCATCAAAGAAATGACTTCAGTCGGTTCGAAAACGGCCGTTAGCGGCAACGGTTATTTCAGCGGCGAATTTGCCGGTCTGGAGGCAACCATAAAAAGCAAAAAAAACTTCCCGAATGAACCGGGCAATTGGGCGTTTTTTTCATTCAGCACAGAAGATCACAAAACAATTAAAAAGACGGCAGAAGCCCTGCCAACAGCAGCGTGCAATGCATGCCATGCAGCTTCAGCAGCGGACGACTTCGTTTTTACTCAATACTATCCAATTTTGAAATTTGGAAAGGGTAAAGGCAAAGCCGCAACCGGCGGTTATCAGGATGTATTAGAACCAGCACCATACAAATAA
- a CDS encoding lactonase family protein, producing the protein MKKEILFNRSLWILSVLIYSSVFSILYADENSGKNTTIYTLTNDPVVNGNAVAAYRQNADGSLAPLPGSPFLTGGMGWKTKFVLPHFGPFDLDQAITLSPDKKRLFAVNGGSDTVAVFDVSDDGSLKPVPGSPFPSGGKNPVSIGYAGDYLVVVNKNEDPGRDMAASKPNYSVHKITENGALMPVPEGKVELATASRSPTQALIVNNRFVYDGDFGSFYLPAREAMWGKLLNKQKPSTIRVLQLSEDGKLSLLQELEAPQGIFDGGLDTNKDGKPDPLMFGLQSHPKEPLIYVSMVTGAKLGVFEYDDSGTLKFVDSASNSGELICWVAINKAGTRAYTTNNGSDTVSVYDLSDPRHPKEIQHMDLRGYGAPYQLALSPDEKYLYTVKHRTFDKTPVGDGGTLNVVEIGAEGRITENKYSPYNIPNRGDLLARPLGIATR; encoded by the coding sequence ATGAAAAAAGAAATATTGTTTAACAGGAGCCTATGGATATTGTCGGTCTTGATTTATTCATCGGTATTTTCCATTTTATATGCCGATGAAAACTCCGGAAAAAACACAACGATATATACGCTTACCAACGACCCTGTTGTCAATGGCAACGCAGTAGCCGCCTACCGGCAAAATGCGGATGGCAGTCTGGCGCCTTTGCCGGGCTCGCCTTTTTTAACCGGTGGCATGGGCTGGAAAACCAAGTTTGTGCTTCCACATTTCGGCCCTTTCGATCTGGATCAGGCCATTACGCTAAGTCCCGATAAAAAACGATTGTTTGCGGTGAATGGCGGTTCGGACACCGTTGCCGTTTTCGATGTTTCTGACGACGGATCCTTAAAACCCGTCCCGGGTTCACCGTTTCCTTCGGGAGGCAAAAATCCAGTCAGTATTGGCTACGCGGGTGATTACCTGGTCGTGGTCAACAAAAACGAGGATCCCGGTCGCGACATGGCAGCCAGCAAACCTAACTATAGCGTGCATAAAATTACAGAGAATGGCGCTCTGATGCCGGTTCCGGAGGGCAAAGTGGAATTGGCAACGGCATCGCGTTCACCCACGCAAGCGTTGATCGTGAACAACCGGTTTGTTTACGACGGGGATTTCGGCAGCTTTTACCTGCCGGCGCGCGAGGCAATGTGGGGTAAGTTGCTGAATAAACAAAAACCTTCCACGATTCGTGTATTACAGCTATCCGAAGACGGAAAATTATCGCTGCTACAAGAGTTGGAAGCCCCGCAAGGCATTTTTGACGGCGGTCTTGATACCAACAAAGACGGCAAACCGGATCCGTTGATGTTCGGTCTGCAATCTCATCCCAAAGAACCCTTAATTTACGTGTCCATGGTAACTGGCGCAAAACTGGGCGTCTTTGAATACGATGATAGCGGTACCCTCAAATTCGTGGATTCAGCTTCTAACAGCGGTGAGCTCATTTGTTGGGTAGCTATCAATAAGGCTGGTACCCGTGCGTATACGACAAACAACGGTTCGGATACGGTATCGGTTTACGATTTGAGCGATCCCAGGCACCCCAAAGAAATTCAACACATGGATTTGAGGGGTTATGGAGCGCCTTACCAACTTGCGCTCAGTCCCGACGAAAAATACCTCTATACGGTAAAACATCGTACTTTCGATAAAACGCCCGTCGGTGACGGTGGCACGCTGAATGTCGTCGAAATCGGCGCGGAAGGCAGGATTACCGAAAACAAATATTCACCCTATAACATCCCTAATAGAGGAGATCTGTTGGCTCGCCCTCTTGGTATTGCGACCCGATGA
- a CDS encoding cytochrome P460 family protein produces the protein MRRNIKARYLMVVTAVLPLIGMSLTHAEGNTANASAHFSPYVDETGRITLPTDFRRTMVHLGSWHVPEGDASGFHDVYADGKAVDEFRKTGKFPDGAAIVKELRASTAGNYTTGTGVSYANNTIKQWFVMIKDRQGRFPKNTSWGDGWGWALVKNDGTNINVSANYKKDCISCHTPVKDKDWIYVEGYPTLFPKK, from the coding sequence ATGCGAAGAAATATAAAAGCTCGATATTTAATGGTCGTAACGGCTGTGCTGCCATTAATAGGCATGTCGTTAACCCACGCTGAAGGGAATACGGCAAACGCATCAGCGCATTTTTCCCCTTATGTGGATGAGACCGGCCGGATTACGTTACCGACCGACTTTCGAAGAACTATGGTGCACCTCGGTTCGTGGCATGTACCTGAAGGCGACGCCAGCGGTTTTCATGATGTTTATGCCGATGGCAAAGCGGTTGATGAATTCCGTAAAACCGGAAAATTTCCTGACGGTGCCGCCATTGTCAAAGAGTTACGGGCATCGACCGCAGGCAATTACACGACTGGTACAGGTGTTAGCTATGCCAACAACACCATCAAACAGTGGTTTGTGATGATTAAAGATAGGCAAGGGCGTTTTCCTAAAAACACTAGTTGGGGCGACGGTTGGGGCTGGGCTTTGGTTAAGAATGACGGCACCAATATCAATGTATCGGCAAATTACAAAAAGGACTGTATCAGTTGCCATACACCCGTCAAAGATAAAGATTGGATATATGTCGAAGGTTACCCAACGCTTTTTCCTAAGAAATGA
- a CDS encoding GGDEF domain-containing protein, with product MAETLLPSELIAAEYLKQILPLIHQYNIAANPINYAICYEYITGKNATLTKAFSLLLQEGKPFTQAVSLEFYGKYICNASLESFENLNHQFQKVIDQATCAISDTYNRAEETNDNFQKKSTLLENLSETVDIRVLLREIIQETQSLALTSQTMQTKLQGAGHEIEQLRSELSQMQRIAKTDGLTGLLNRRAFDQTLEHLVDQEVSEAPVYGYRSIQTYQ from the coding sequence GTGGCAGAAACGTTACTGCCTAGCGAGCTTATTGCTGCCGAGTATCTGAAACAGATTTTACCTTTAATCCACCAATACAATATTGCGGCCAATCCGATTAACTATGCCATTTGTTACGAATACATAACCGGCAAAAACGCTACGTTGACCAAAGCATTCAGCTTGTTATTGCAAGAAGGCAAACCCTTCACTCAAGCCGTTAGTCTGGAGTTTTACGGCAAATATATTTGCAATGCTTCGCTCGAATCGTTCGAAAATCTCAATCATCAATTTCAGAAGGTCATCGACCAAGCGACTTGTGCTATTAGCGATACTTATAACAGGGCCGAAGAAACCAACGATAATTTTCAGAAAAAATCGACCCTTCTGGAAAATCTTTCCGAAACGGTCGATATTCGAGTCTTGTTACGGGAGATTATTCAGGAAACCCAGTCTTTGGCGCTCACCAGCCAAACTATGCAAACCAAGCTCCAGGGAGCCGGCCACGAGATAGAACAGTTGCGATCGGAATTGAGTCAGATGCAACGAATCGCTAAAACCGACGGCTTAACCGGATTATTGAATAGGCGCGCGTTCGATCAAACATTGGAACATTTAGTGGATCAGGAAGTCAGCGAAGCTCCTGTTTATGGATATCGATCGATTCAAACGTATCAATGA
- a CDS encoding GGDEF domain-containing protein, translating to MDIDRFKRINDSYGHIIGDNVIKFVASLMCQFAFPHHHVARYGGEELAIIMPDTTLEEAREICENIRAAMEKSHLRRKANNEVIGIVTISIGIARLQCGENVENFIIRADKALYQAKENGRNRVVC from the coding sequence ATGGATATCGATCGATTCAAACGTATCAATGACAGCTACGGCCATATTATCGGTGACAATGTGATCAAGTTTGTCGCTTCGTTAATGTGTCAGTTTGCCTTTCCTCACCACCATGTGGCCAGATACGGTGGTGAGGAACTGGCTATCATCATGCCGGATACGACGCTCGAAGAGGCACGGGAAATTTGTGAAAATATCCGAGCCGCCATGGAAAAAAGTCATTTGCGGCGCAAAGCAAACAACGAAGTGATAGGTATCGTCACCATCTCCATTGGTATTGCTCGATTGCAGTGTGGTGAGAACGTGGAAAACTTTATTATCCGCGCCGATAAAGCGCTGTATCAGGCAAAGGAAAATGGTCGTAATCGAGTTGTGTGTTGA